The proteins below come from a single Streptomyces sp. M92 genomic window:
- a CDS encoding SPFH domain-containing protein translates to MSTHDAQKTPQVTADVRADVRADVPEMPVPRVRETQAHSIGGGMALLLGLAGLVAGAGLIAAATAVSSAGGKAALIVAGIVIALAAFLAMCGLNMVAPGEARVVQLFGRYRGTIRQDGLRWVNPLTTRTKISTRVRNHETAVLKVNDAYGNPIELAAVVVWRVEDTAQATFEVDDYVEFVSTQTEAAVRHIAIEYPYDAHEENGLSLRGNAEEITEKLAVELHARVEAAGVQIVESRFTHLAYAPEIASAMLQRQQAGAVVAARRQIVDGAVGMVEAALARISEQGIVELDDERKAAMVSNLMVVLCGDRAAQPVLNTGTLYQ, encoded by the coding sequence GTGTCCACACACGACGCACAGAAGACTCCGCAGGTCACGGCAGACGTACGGGCGGACGTACGGGCGGACGTACCGGAGATGCCGGTGCCACGGGTGCGCGAGACGCAGGCGCACAGCATCGGTGGCGGGATGGCGCTGCTGCTGGGCCTGGCGGGGCTGGTGGCCGGAGCCGGACTGATCGCGGCCGCCACCGCGGTCTCGTCGGCCGGGGGCAAGGCGGCGCTGATCGTCGCGGGGATCGTGATCGCCCTGGCCGCCTTCCTCGCGATGTGCGGGCTGAACATGGTGGCACCGGGCGAGGCCCGGGTGGTGCAGCTCTTCGGGCGGTACCGGGGGACGATCCGGCAGGACGGGCTGCGCTGGGTCAATCCGCTGACCACGCGCACCAAGATCTCGACGCGGGTGCGGAACCACGAGACGGCCGTCCTGAAGGTCAACGACGCCTACGGCAATCCCATCGAGCTGGCGGCCGTGGTGGTCTGGCGGGTGGAGGACACCGCGCAGGCCACCTTCGAGGTGGACGACTACGTCGAGTTCGTCTCCACCCAGACCGAGGCGGCCGTGCGGCACATCGCGATCGAGTACCCGTACGACGCCCACGAGGAGAACGGCCTCTCCCTGCGGGGCAACGCCGAGGAGATCACCGAGAAGCTCGCCGTCGAGCTGCACGCGCGCGTGGAGGCGGCCGGCGTGCAGATCGTCGAGTCCCGCTTCACGCACCTCGCGTACGCGCCGGAGATCGCCTCGGCCATGCTCCAGCGGCAGCAGGCCGGCGCGGTGGTCGCCGCGCGGCGGCAGATCGTGGACGGGGCGGTCGGCATGGTCGAGGCGGCGCTCGCCCGGATCAGCGAGCAGGGCATCGTGGAGCTGGACGACGAGCGCAAGGCGGCGATGGTGTCCAACCTGATGGTCGTGCTCTGCGGGGACCGCGCCGCCCAGCCGGTCCTGAACACCGGGACGCTCTACCAGTGA